One Nitrospira sp. genomic window, ATCCAGCCAGATGCGGGAGACGAATCGAATCCGCCCTTCCTCCGGCCATTCGAGTCCGGCCAGGGATCGGAGAATCGTGCTCTTGCCGGCGCCAGACGGGCCGAACAGAATAAGGACGGTGGAAGCATCGACGGGGTAGCGGATCCGCGCATGAATGGGCACGCGGCCGGCATAGGCCTTGACGATGTCGAGCGCTATTTCTGCGGCCATGCCGCCCACACATTCCGGTTGACCGCATAGACGAGGAGCAGCACGGCATACGACACCACAAACAAGAACAACGCCGTCTCCGCGGCGCCGGTGTAGTTCAACGCCTGGACTTCATCATAGATGTCGATCGAGACGGTGCGCGTCGTGCCTTCCAGGTTGCCGCCGACCATCAAGACCACTCCAAATTCCCCCATCGTATGCGCAAAACTCAGCACGACTCCGGTGACCAGGCCTGCGGTGGACATGGGCAGGATCAACTTGAAAAACGTCGTCAGTTTGGACACGCCGAGTGTCCAGGACGCTTCGATGAGCCGCCGATCCACCTGTTCAAATGCGGCGGCAAACGGCTGCACCGCAAACGGCAGGCTGTACAGAATGGACGCGAGCAGCAACCCTTCGAAGGTAAAGGGAAGCGGATGGCCCACGAGTTCGGCATACAACCGGCCGAATGGACTCCGGGGCCCGATGGCCAACAGAATGTAAAATCCGAGCACAGTCGGCGGGAGCACCAGCGGAAGCGCCACCACCGACTCGACCATGAACTTCCAGCGCCACCGGGAAAAACTGACCCAATAGGCGATGGGCAAACCGATGAGCAGCAGCACGAGCGCGGTGAGACCAGCCAGCTTTACCGTGACCCAAATCGCGATCCAATTCACGCGTCCGCCCCACTACATCATCGGCGCCATGACTTGAACACAGCGATCAGGACATGCCGCTTCCGCCGAATCTTACTTTCCGATCATGACCTCGGTGGCCTTCACCGCCACAATGACCGAATCATTGGTTTTCAGCCCCATGTGCTTGACGGAGCCTTCCGTAATGGCGGCCACAAATTCAAGGTTTCCGACCTTGACCGTCACTTCAGCCATCGCCTGCCCTTCCGTAATTTTGGTCACCGTGCCTTGAAATTGATTTCTCGCGCTCAGTTTCATTGCCGTGCTCCTTTCCTATGAAGGTGAGGCCCTATCTCCCGAGACAGGCCGATGCCGATCGCCGCGTCACGGCGCTGCTGTATATTGATCAAAGCCGATGAGAAACCCCTCAGGTCCGTACACTTCGAGGCGCACGGCCTTGCGATGACCACGCGTGACCTCAGGCTTCAGTTTGAACCGCACGACCTGCTGCCGCTCTTCTTCCGACATCGTCGCGGGCAATGACCGTTCCGAGATCTGACTCAATTCGGCATGCACGGCCCGTGCGTCCGGCACCTCAAAATTGAGTTGGACCCATCCTGTCGGCCGGGGATGTTGCACATCCTGCCGGATTACCACATGGACGTGTCGATAACAGTAGCCGCGAATCGCATCCTTCTGGGGATGGTCGATCGTCTCCCGGCGCTCCGCCTGCAGGATCTTTTCGAAAAACAGTTCATGCCGGGCGATATCCGACGTTTCAATCTGAATGTATTCAAATTGCGCCGGCGCAGCATCTTGGCCGACCCCTCGCGCTCCCTGATCGCCACCATCCTGCAGACAGGACAGACTCGAAGACCGCTGTGTCGATGCGGTCTCACTAGACGGCAGAGCCGCATGCGATTGGGATTCCTCTCCAGCCCAGGCCGGAGCGGACAGCGCCAGGAGCCCGCAGAAGCCAAGCCACATGCGCCGCTTCCTCATCCTTTGGTCCGTCCCTGCGTGGCCCCTTCAGACCCCGGTTGCCGATCGGTCCCGCTGGCCTTGCATTCGAACTGAATGCCCCAGCGCCTGCCTCTGGACTCATCCTCAGTACCTTCGATGATGCCCATCCCGGCGCTGGTGTATCCCTTTACCTCGCCTTCACGAATCATGCGCCACCCGGTTCCGCACTTCGCTTGAATCGCTTCCAAGGCCGGCTTCCGATAGACGGACCCCATCGGACCACCGCGGTCCTCTTTGTAACTGTAGGTCATGATTCCGCCATGGTCGGATTCGTGGCTCATCATGACCGCCTCGGAACAGCCCGCGACAGCGATCATGAACACCGCTCCGACAGAGAGCATGACGCGATCAACTCGGCAGCGTGAATCCATAACGAACCATAATCTCCTGTCCCCGCTCGCCCTTCATGAACTCCAGAAACTGTTTTGCGACATCCTGGTTCTTCGACTGCTTCATGATCACCGCTCCCTGCTCCAGAGGCGCATGGTGATCGGCGGGAATTTCCCAGTAGGTCCCCGCACTTTTCATGGCAGGCGCCATCGCCAGCGACAGGGCGATGATGCCGACGTCGCAGGCCCCGGATTCGATAAACTGTGCGGCTTGAGAGATGTTCTCTCCAAGTACCAGCCGGTCCTTCACGTCGCCATAAACCTGCCCGTGCTCCATCGCGGCAACCGCCGCCCGGCCGTACGGCGCATGTTTCGGGTTCGCGATCGCGATCTTTTTGATCGACGGTTCACGCAAGACCGTCAACCCTTTCGTCACATCGAGCGGAGAGTTCTTCGGTGCCCAGACCACGACCCGCCCGACCGCGTAACGATAAAGTGTGCCCGGTACGGTCAGCCCCGCTTCCTCCAACTTTCTGGGATAGCCGATATCGGCTGAGAAATAGAGGTCGAACGGCGCTCCCTGCTGCAGCTGAGCAAAGAAATTACCCGACGAGCCCAACGACAACTTCACCTTATGTCCGCTTTGTTTCTCGTACTCTTCGATCACTTCCTTGATCGCGAAATTGAGATCCGAGGCGGCCGCGATGGTCACCTCGCCCGCCTGGGCCAGGGGCGCCCCGATCGCCATTCCGAGTATCAATGCCATCGCGAGGATGCAGGTCATGGCCCACAGCGGTCGCATATATTTCAACATAGACACTGGTGGAACTCCTTTCATACCGGAACGTTTGGCACGCCATACGGCTGCGCGCGATGCCGAGGTCCTTATCGTGCGCTTGCCAGTGATTGATGGTCAAGATAGAGCAGGCCGCACAAGACCGGAATACAATCCGTGCCAGATGGCTTCACCCAGGCTTCGTACCGGCCGATATGAATATCGAGGGGCATGCCGACAGCCCAGCCAGCAAAGTGGTCAGCCTCCCGTCCTACGAGCACGGAGACACGAGCCGTGCCGATCAAGAGCGACAACAACCGTCCCTCCAGATCCCTGTCGACCTCAGCAATGATGGCTTTCAGCCACACCGCAGCATCCGGGGGGAAGACATCATGATTCATGAGGATGTCTCAATCGGGAGGAGAGCCCCGCCGTACATTTCCAGCAGGGCTCCCGCCGTCCTGTTCGTTAGAAGAAGATTTGGTACTGGACCCGGATCGCATGCTCGATCAAGGTTCCCTTGGTCACATCGAGCGGCACAGTCCCGGAACCGGGCGGCAGCGGATTGCTCCGGCCGATGGCATAGCCGCCGGTTTCAAACTGGGTATTGCTGTAGGTCAGCATGATTTGATGATCGTAGGTCCCATTCAAGAACCAATTCAACGACGCATCCGTTTGGCGGATCAAATCGTTGGCTGAGTTCGTATCGGGATCCCAATAGGAGAATCGACCGGAGATTTCCAACGTGCGAGGGATCAAATAGTATCCCGATTGCACATAGAATCCGGTGGCATTCCCGAAATTGTTGGGCGCGGTCGCGGTGCAGGCGACGTTCATACAAGGCAAACCTTTGTCATGCCGATTAACATTCTTATAGTAAAATTCTCCCTGCAGGGAAAAACCACGATATTTGAACACACTGTCGACGGCCCAGGTGGAATAGTCCACAATGCCGATGCCGAGCTGTCGTCCATTTCCAAAGGCCGCCAGCTGACGTCTGATATTCAAATTCGCCAAGTCCAGACCGACAAAGGCATTGTCGGAGCTGGTGTTGATGCCCGGGTTATAGGAATATCCACCGCCGATCGCAAATTGCGGCTTTTCTGAATAGGCCAGATCGCCTTCGCCGTAGCCCGGTCGCCCTAAGATATTCCAATTCAAGCGGGCGACATACAAGAGTCGATCGATATCGAAACGCGTATTGGCGTTCAAGTTACGCTGGTTGGCGGGACAACTGGCCGGTGAAGGGAATGGATTGCCGCTGGTTTGTCCTCCAGGACATCCGATGGTGGCTTGTTCTGACGCGAATGATCCGAGTCTATTGAAACTCGGGCCGGCGCCGTTGAAAATTCCAAAATAATAATTGATCGGAAACAACTCCTCATCATTCATAATCGTGATACCGATATCACGACGATCCAGACCGCTGGCGGTAAAGGCGTCCTGCACTAACGATCGGTCCGCAAACTGCATCGATGCCGTGGAGTTGATCTGCGAACGGTTGAAGTACACTTTATACTGACCGATCTGCACGTTTGCCCATTTAAAATGCGTGGACGTGAAATTCATGTCCAACAGCGAGAGCGCGCCGGGGGTTTGCGCATTTTCCGCGGTTTCCGAACGGAACTGAATATAGTATTTGAAATCCGGATCGAACAAATGACCCATGAAGTAGAAGCGCAGGCGCCGGACGTTGAAGGAGGTCGCGTCGTTCTCCGAGCGATTGGCCCGATAGTCTCCGAATACGCCGAGCAACTCTGGAAAGTTTTTCGCTTCTCCCGGATCTCTCCACGCATCATTCCTGATCCGCTCCGTGAAACGAAGCTGACTCCGGAATCGAATCTTCAAGAAAAACGCGTTGTCGTTAAACGACAGGTTGAACCCGCGGTCGTACCAGCCTTTAAAGCTCGGCGCCATCAACTGCGCACGCTCCTCGGAATCCTGGACCACTTTATTGTATTCGTCCTGCGTGATCATTCCGTTCTTGACCGAACGCTCTAGCAACAGCCGCATCGAAGGATCCATGCTGTCGACAAAGACATACTTGCCGTCTTTTTCCACCAGCTTGCCCGAGTCAGCGGCGATGGCCGCGGTGGAAAAACCTGCCACCATCACGAGGAACATCATCGCGGCACACCAGATTCGCTTCGGACCGCCTGGCCCAAACTGAAGACACACAGATCTCCATGCTGCATTCATGAACGCCTCTCCTTTTTATCGTCTACGCGTCACTATCTAGGGGTTGTCCTGTCGTGGAGCTGACCGACCTACCACCGGTCATTACCGTGGCGTCGCGCCGCTGGACTCTGCGGACTTGAGAAACTGGCGAAACTCAACGCCACGCACACCCTTGTCGTCGGTGAGCCAGAACCGGCCTGGTTCGAAATAGAGGATGTAGTCCCGCGGTGTGGGGGGAGTCAGCGGATAGTTGTAATCGTAGTTATCCGACTTCCTGATGGGGATTTGATTGTGGAAGTACTCGACCGTGAGGTAGAGATACGGATCCCGAACGGCTACCCAGCCGGCCACGACGTCCCGGCCGTACCGAGGATTGTTTCCCGGCGCCCGGAGCTCGAAGTGGGCCCGCTCGTTGCCGGACAGGTGTTGCAGGGCGTCAGCCAGGTAGGGCGCCAAGGCCTGCGCCTCATCCTCTCGAAACAACGGCTTCGGTGGAACTTCTTCCGCGAACCAACGCAACGGGAGTCGCTGCTGCTCGCGGATGGAAAATCCCTTGAGCATACTCGCCACTTCTGCCGCGGTGAGCTGAACCGGATGGGTGTAAGAACGCGCCTCAACCTCTCGTTGCACGTTCACTACCACCCGCTCGTCTTCATGCACCGTTTTGGTTGTATAGGGCAGCCTCGCGCAGCCGCCCACAGCGAGTCCCGCCGCCAGCATGATGATGGATGCGACCAGTCCCGGGCGGCGCCAACTGTTACCAATCTTCCCGTGCCTCATTACTCCTCCTTGCAACATACCCAAACAATCATTTGTACATGTCATAAATATATGTATACTTGCACCACTCGCAAAAAAACTATTGCGCCTTGCCGGTCGGAATAGCGTACCCGGCCTGGCGCACAATGGCCTGGCCTTCGGCACCCTGCACGTAGGAAAGAAATTCTTCGCAGAGCGCGCGGTTCGGGCAATATCGCTCCATGGCCATGGAATGCACCGTCTGCTGGTAGCCTTTTTCAACCACTGCCGCAACCCGCAACCGCTGCTGCTGCCTGACGGCCTCGTGACCGTAAATGATGCCCACGTCGGCCTGGCCACTCAGAATATGGTCCACCACGCCGCGGGAATCGGTGGCCACATCCAGGCGGCCCTTCATCGACTCATGCAGCTGAAGGGACTGCAGCACATCCTGCGTCTGGACTCCCAGCCGCGTTCGCGACCTATCGGCAACCGCCAACCGCGCGTTGCCTCGGCTGACGGCGTCGAGCGATTCCGGTGCATCCACCAGGGACTCCGGCACCACCAGCACCAGTTGATCGGCGGCATAGGGCCGCTTCCCATCCGGTAGCACGTAGTATTTCCCTTCCAATCGCGTGATCAGCTCGTCTCCTCCAGGCGCCACGAGATTGATGGGGCCGGATCCAATAAAGTATCGGCCCATCATGTTGTTCTCCATCCCGGCAATGGTTTGCCGCAAACCCAATCCAGAGGCAAAGAACAACTGCACCTTGACTCCGGCGTGGCGTCGTTCGAATCCGTCTCCCAGCTTTTCGAGCACATCTTTCAAACTCGGGGAGGCGGCGATCACAAATGTCTCTTCAGCCGAAGCAGGCGCCGGCTGCGCACCCGCGCCGAACACTACGAAGAGAATGAGAGCGAGCAACCCACTGACACAGGTCCGAGCACACACATCACACCTCATGGATTCCCTCGCCTGAAAATAAAGTGTCCATATTTCTGCATGTATGGCGGCACAACCTTTTCTCCTTACCCGGCCCGCAGACTCCGCACCTTCCCCGTCTCGGTCATGTCGTATCCGCCCAATGCCTCGACTTCTGTTCTGAACTGGCGGCTGGCAATCGCGTCAAGCAGGTGCGAGAGGCCGGGGTGCGTCGACAGATAACGCTTCGGCAGCACCAGGTCATAGCGGGCCTGTTGCAAGGGCACAAAATCCAGGCCGAAGATTTGGGCGGCTGACCGGACGCCGATGCCAGCATCGCCTTGCCCGTCGGCAATATGCCGCGCCACCTCAAAATGCGAGCTGACCGCCAGGCCGTACCCCTTTACCGTAGCACTGTCGATGCCCAGTGCTTGCAGACGCTGGTCCAGCAACATCCTGGCGGCAGCGCCTTCTTCACGATTGATCAACGTCACATGTGCCTTGGTCAGATCTTCCACCCCGCAAATCCGCTTGGGGTTCCCCGCTCGCACAATCAGCCCTTCTTCCCAGGCGGCAAACGTCACCACAATATAATCGTCGCCTTGGAGATGCCGCCGCAGATACGGCAGATTGGATTCGCCTGTTTTGGCGTCGAGAATATGCAATCCGGCCATGTGCACTTCTTTGCGCTTGAGCGCCTCGAGCGCCGCCGCACTGCCCATCGACCACCCCACGACCGTGGAGGTATCTTTGTGCCGGTGAAGATATTCGCTCGCCAGGTTGATAGCCGGATCACAGCCAGCCACTGCAATTTCCCGCTCGACAATTTGGCGTTCACGGAGCAGCCGGACGAGCACGCGACGATCTGATTTGGCTGAACGCGCCCCGGATCCGGCCTTGCCGATGATCAGACCATCGGCGGGAACGGTATAGTTGAGCATTTCACCCAGCGCCGCCACCGGACGAACCACGAAACGATCCTCGATCTTCGCCACCTTGACTCTGGTTCGCGGCTGAACCGCTGAGACGGCCAGCCCGGGCCAAACCCAATCGCCTTCGATTAGCTCGCCTGTGGTTTTGAGGCTGAAGATGTCTTCCACGTGGCAGCCCAACACGCTGGCCAGTCGCAGGGCGACCGCCGTGGTCGGAAGGTATTGATCTGCCTCGATGGCGCACACGGCTTGACGAGTAATTAACGCGCCATCGGCAAGCTGGCCTTGCGAAAGACCTTTGGCCATTCGTAAGGCGCGAAGGGAGTTGACAACGTTGGAAGGCGGTTCTGCTTTACTTTTTTCACTCATAACGCCTCGCGGGTGATATCATGATAGATTACAGGGTGTCAACTACAATGATTTCCAATTTGTAAACAATATACGACAGCGCGCACAAAAAATGACGACGGAGAAACCCGACAGGCGAATGCGTGAACGCAGGAAGACATCCGTACACATGTTCTTCAACAGTCCGACCAACGCCTACATATAACATGAGTGCGCCAACGTGATCGGCCATCAAAGATCGCGAGCGCTTACTTCGAGGCGGATCTGCCGACCTGCGCCGTGGCTTTCCACCCCGTGATCGTGCCGTCAAGTTCCCGGTAATACCGTACCGTCACTTCTCCGAGCCGCAGATCCTGTGCTGGGACATGAAACTGAGCGGCGGCTCGCTTCAACAGTAGAGCATGATACGAAGAAGCCGGCGGAGCCGACGTCAGAGCCAGCGGCAATTCCTGCCCTCCCTCGCCATCAGCCGACGGGCAATAGGCACCCCGGCAGCCCTCGATTCCACCGAGCACGACGATCCCGGCTTCCTGCAAATCTGGCGTGCCCGCAGTCCCCGGATACATCGTTGGTTTTGAGAGCCCACAGCCGCCGAGAACGATCATGACCGCAGCAGCAATCGATCCTACTACCTTTGCATACATTCGAACGCGTCCTTTCCGATTGACTATCACCCCAGAATCGACCATTCCTGCGCAGCAGCCGCAGAAGATAGCAGCGACGGCCGGTCTCGACCGCTCGCGCTTTCCAACTCTTGTGCGAGCAGTCGCTCGGGTTCGCTCATGTATCCTGTTCGGCGCTTCACTGTCAACGATTGCACCGACTCCCGATTCCCATGCGTGGTCCGCCCCTCCTCTAATGGAGGAAACTGGTTCTGCATGTCCATTCGACAAGGAGAGAAGAGGGCGGGAGGGTAAGCAGACCAGTGGACAAGGCGATTCTCGGCAATGGAAAGACAAGCGCGGGCAAGAGTCCACGAAGCAGTCAACAGAACGGCTACATTTCAATTCATCGTCAGGATGCAGCGGAGCAGAAACTATAGAGGTGGACGGCCGGGACCTCACGCTGAATTGTGTCAGCGCTCCCGACCATCCACCGGTTCACATTGGAACCATCCTCGATACACCACCGACATCGGTCATTCCGATAGAAACGCCGGCGCTTCACTCACCGGAACACCACCTTCTTGATCCCCGACACCGGCACAAGCACTTCACCGAACTCCGAGAGGCCTTTGAAACTCCCCGCGATCGCCAATTGAAACTCTCCACTTTTTCCGTTCGCCAGCAGGATCACGACCGTGCGCGAACCCTCGTTCGGCCCAGCACTGAACTCAATCTGCTTGATCGTGGTGAATTTCACCTGCACGACCGCCGCGCCGCGCTTCACGGGCAACGTGTCGAGCTCATGAGGAATGAACGAGGTCTCATTGAGTTTTTCTTCATAATAAAACACGGTGCGTTGGAGCTCTGTCTCGATATTCTTCTCGTCGGTGGCTACCACATGGAACCCCTGCGGCTCTTTCGGTTCGGCCAATGCCGCCACAACACCGAGCATAAGCATCATCAGCACCGCGGCCCATCGCAACAGACCGATCTCCCATGATTGCTGCGTCATCATCTCTCCCTCCTCCCGGACGTCACCTCAGTTAGAACTTCAATCCGACAGAGCCGGCCACGGTGAACGGCGCGCCGGGAAAATAGGCGGCGCCTCCGCCCAACCGGTCCTCAAACGCATTGATCACACCGACATACTTCTTATCGAACAGGTTCAAGAAGGCCAGACTCAGGAAGCCGTCTTTGACCCCGGGCAACGCCCGAAACAGTTTCGGATTCGAATAGGTCAAGAACAGGTCCACGACCGTGTAAGGAGCGATTTTCTCGGTGTTATCCACGTTCCCATACCGGGCACTGATGTAGCGCACGACCGGCGAGATTTCCAAGCCGTACAACTTGTAGCTCAGGCCTCCCTTCAGCATGAATTTCGGAAAATCCGGTGTATCGTGCCCCTTCGTCGCCACCACCGCCCCTGAGGCAGCGGTCGTGTCACTGGCCATCTGCGACTTTCCATACAAGAACGACCCGTAGATGGAAAGATTCTCGATGGGCGTCGCGCCCATTTCGATCTCTCCTCCATAAGCCTTCGCATCCGCGGCACTGGTCCTGACATTGGTATTGAGCGCCGGATCGAAGACGCCCACGAGCAGATTTTCATAGTAGGTATAGAACAGGACCGGAGCGACATAGAGCTTCTCGGTCGTATAACGCACTCCGAGATCGACATTGTGCGAGGTGGCTAACTTGACCCGATCGACAAGCGACTGGACCGTCAGTCCCGCCGCGTTGAACGCGGCCCGGCTGTTCGCAAAGATTTGCTGGAATTCAGGAAAGCCCTGTGGCTGCGCGTAGTTCTTCCCGTACGTCAGATAGGTGGTGACCTGCTTGCTGACCGCGTAACTCACACCGGCATGCGGCAACCAGGCTTCATAGGTTTGGCCCTTGTAACTGCTCGCAGGATCCTTCGCGGGATTCAACCCCTGCGCATCCTCAAAGCCGACATTTGGGATTCCCGCATTGTTGAATCCCGTCACCGGCGGCTCATACATATTGAAGTACCGGACTCCGGCTTCCACATGCAGCGCGCTGAATTCCTTCGTGAGCTTGACGAATGGACTATTGATGACCCCATTGCCCTCTTTCTTGGTCAACAGCCACTGCGCGAATTGCAGCTGGCCGTTC contains:
- the modA gene encoding molybdate ABC transporter substrate-binding protein, with translation MALILGMAIGAPLAQAGEVTIAAASDLNFAIKEVIEEYEKQSGHKVKLSLGSSGNFFAQLQQGAPFDLYFSADIGYPRKLEEAGLTVPGTLYRYAVGRVVVWAPKNSPLDVTKGLTVLREPSIKKIAIANPKHAPYGRAAVAAMEHGQVYGDVKDRLVLGENISQAAQFIESGACDVGIIALSLAMAPAMKSAGTYWEIPADHHAPLEQGAVIMKQSKNQDVAKQFLEFMKGERGQEIMVRYGFTLPS
- the modA gene encoding molybdate ABC transporter substrate-binding protein, whose product is MRCDVCARTCVSGLLALILFVVFGAGAQPAPASAEETFVIAASPSLKDVLEKLGDGFERRHAGVKVQLFFASGLGLRQTIAGMENNMMGRYFIGSGPINLVAPGGDELITRLEGKYYVLPDGKRPYAADQLVLVVPESLVDAPESLDAVSRGNARLAVADRSRTRLGVQTQDVLQSLQLHESMKGRLDVATDSRGVVDHILSGQADVGIIYGHEAVRQQQRLRVAAVVEKGYQQTVHSMAMERYCPNRALCEEFLSYVQGAEGQAIVRQAGYAIPTGKAQ
- a CDS encoding VOC family protein, yielding MWLGFCGLLALSAPAWAGEESQSHAALPSSETASTQRSSSLSCLQDGGDQGARGVGQDAAPAQFEYIQIETSDIARHELFFEKILQAERRETIDHPQKDAIRGYCYRHVHVVIRQDVQHPRPTGWVQLNFEVPDARAVHAELSQISERSLPATMSEEERQQVVRFKLKPEVTRGHRKAVRLEVYGPEGFLIGFDQYTAAP
- a CDS encoding TOBE domain-containing protein, which codes for MKLSARNQFQGTVTKITEGQAMAEVTVKVGNLEFVAAITEGSVKHMGLKTNDSVIVAVKATEVMIGK
- the modB gene encoding molybdate ABC transporter permease subunit yields the protein MNWIAIWVTVKLAGLTALVLLLIGLPIAYWVSFSRWRWKFMVESVVALPLVLPPTVLGFYILLAIGPRSPFGRLYAELVGHPLPFTFEGLLLASILYSLPFAVQPFAAAFEQVDRRLIEASWTLGVSKLTTFFKLILPMSTAGLVTGVVLSFAHTMGEFGVVLMVGGNLEGTTRTVSIDIYDEVQALNYTGAAETALFLFVVSYAVLLLVYAVNRNVWAAWPQK
- a CDS encoding helix-turn-helix domain-containing protein, with amino-acid sequence MSEKSKAEPPSNVVNSLRALRMAKGLSQGQLADGALITRQAVCAIEADQYLPTTAVALRLASVLGCHVEDIFSLKTTGELIEGDWVWPGLAVSAVQPRTRVKVAKIEDRFVVRPVAALGEMLNYTVPADGLIIGKAGSGARSAKSDRRVLVRLLRERQIVEREIAVAGCDPAINLASEYLHRHKDTSTVVGWSMGSAAALEALKRKEVHMAGLHILDAKTGESNLPYLRRHLQGDDYIVVTFAAWEEGLIVRAGNPKRICGVEDLTKAHVTLINREEGAAARMLLDQRLQALGIDSATVKGYGLAVSSHFEVARHIADGQGDAGIGVRSAAQIFGLDFVPLQQARYDLVLPKRYLSTHPGLSHLLDAIASRQFRTEVEALGGYDMTETGKVRSLRAG